In Microcoleus sp. FACHB-672, one DNA window encodes the following:
- the psbZ gene encoding photosystem II reaction center protein PsbZ, which produces MSILFQIALAALVFLSFVMVIGVPVAYASPQNWDQSKQLIFVGSGLWIALVFLVGALSYLVV; this is translated from the coding sequence ATGTCAATTCTATTTCAAATCGCACTTGCCGCTCTTGTATTTCTTTCCTTCGTGATGGTGATTGGCGTCCCCGTTGCCTATGCCTCTCCCCAAAACTGGGATCAATCTAAACAGCTTATTTTCGTTGGCTCTGGTCTTTGGATAGCTCTGGTATTTTTAGTGGGTGCCTTGAGCTATTTGGTAGTCTGA
- a CDS encoding CBS domain-containing protein: MDLILCHTTADFDTLGAAVGLTRLLPGAKVVLTGGSHPTVRDFLALHRDEYALIERRAVPAGQIRSLSVVDTQQRERLGKAAEWLDLPNLTEIAVYDHHLEMESDIPATRSQIEPVGAATTLIVELLQKVVEERGRGEQSELRTQHSERFLTPAEATVMALGIHVDTGSLTFGHSTARDARALAWLMEQGASLPVIAECADPGLSPQLQTLLTVALDQLQKSTVRGYTVSWVLLETDAFVPGLSSLASQLMDITESDALLLAHCASGKDSGDKRLSVIGRSQIAGTNLNQLFSPLGGGGHQRAASLSLRGVDAPATLHELVEQLKAQIPHPLTAGELMSSPVRTIRPEITIYEAQRILLRYGHSGLSVVNAAGKLMGVISRRDLDIALHHGFAHAPVKGYMTVNLKTITPATLLPEIESLMVTYDIGRLPVLEDEQLVGIVTRTDVLRELHQDRERGKERERESGKAGKLGYCPLPQAIQQLLRERLAAPLWQLLTDTAELAEQRGCHLYLVGGGVRDLLLANPDDTILLSDIDLVVDGIGADANRQLATPLEGAGVELATALQQRYPQARLDIHGQFQTAALLWHKDPVLESLWIDIATARTEFYPYPAANPEVEASSIRQDLYRRDFTINALAVRLTGPRAGELLDFFGGLVDLESRQIRVLHANSFIEDPTRIYRAVRFAVRLGFKIDPQTEGYIRHAIESGVYERAKGDSFSELKSAGQNQRAPALETRLKSELKYILQAAYWKPALQLLGDLGALKCIHPTLELDKRLWKQICLLSRCLQQFESLILNSQAEVKKKIPDPWQMRLEVLIAHLAAEYRIQVAAALQLPADSIDRQRQFERAKIEVVESLPLCQCPSQIVRLLRRHELPTLILTGVQSSRSIRRQIWQYLTRWSLVQPVLNGNDLKALGYKPGPQYKEILDALLAATLDGIIDNRQVSSQEIRAGAEAFLTEHFPLTDNK, from the coding sequence ATGGATTTAATTTTGTGCCACACAACTGCAGATTTTGATACCCTCGGCGCGGCTGTGGGGTTGACACGGCTTCTGCCGGGGGCAAAGGTGGTACTCACCGGCGGATCTCACCCAACGGTGCGAGATTTTTTAGCCTTGCATCGCGATGAGTACGCTCTGATCGAACGCCGTGCGGTGCCCGCCGGCCAAATTCGCTCGCTTTCTGTTGTCGATACTCAGCAGCGCGAACGCTTGGGAAAGGCGGCTGAGTGGTTGGATCTGCCCAATCTGACTGAAATTGCTGTTTATGACCATCATCTAGAGATGGAAAGCGATATCCCAGCCACTCGCAGCCAGATAGAGCCGGTGGGCGCAGCGACGACGTTGATTGTGGAGCTATTGCAAAAAGTAGTAGAAGAGAGGGGCAGAGGCGAGCAATCAGAACTCAGGACTCAGCACTCAGAACGGTTCCTCACGCCGGCAGAGGCGACGGTGATGGCATTAGGCATCCATGTGGACACCGGCTCCCTCACGTTTGGCCATTCCACGGCACGAGATGCCAGGGCTTTGGCTTGGTTGATGGAACAAGGAGCCAGCTTGCCGGTGATTGCGGAGTGCGCTGATCCCGGTTTGTCTCCCCAATTGCAAACATTACTGACGGTTGCCTTAGATCAGTTGCAAAAGTCAACTGTCCGAGGTTATACGGTTTCTTGGGTGTTGCTGGAAACCGATGCCTTTGTTCCGGGGCTGTCGAGTTTGGCCTCACAATTGATGGATATTACAGAAAGTGATGCGCTGTTGTTGGCACACTGCGCTTCTGGGAAAGATTCCGGGGACAAACGGTTAAGCGTGATTGGGCGATCCCAAATTGCCGGCACCAATCTTAATCAGCTATTTAGCCCACTGGGCGGTGGTGGACACCAACGGGCGGCGTCTTTAAGTTTGCGGGGTGTAGACGCACCGGCAACCCTGCATGAACTAGTAGAGCAACTCAAAGCACAAATTCCCCATCCGCTGACTGCCGGTGAGCTGATGTCGTCGCCGGTGCGAACCATTCGCCCAGAAATCACGATTTATGAAGCTCAGAGAATTTTATTACGCTACGGTCACTCTGGGCTTTCTGTGGTAAATGCGGCGGGCAAACTAATGGGGGTGATTTCCCGGCGGGATTTGGATATTGCCCTGCACCACGGCTTTGCTCATGCGCCGGTGAAAGGCTACATGACGGTGAATCTGAAGACAATTACACCGGCTACCCTGCTGCCAGAAATAGAGTCGCTGATGGTTACTTACGACATTGGACGACTGCCGGTGTTGGAGGATGAGCAGTTGGTGGGAATTGTTACCCGCACCGATGTGCTGCGAGAATTGCACCAAGATCGAGAGCGGGGGAAAGAGAGAGAGCGGGAAAGCGGGAAAGCGGGAAAATTGGGCTATTGTCCGCTGCCACAAGCGATTCAGCAGCTCTTGCGAGAACGTCTAGCTGCCCCCCTGTGGCAGTTGCTCACCGATACCGCCGAACTCGCAGAACAGCGGGGCTGTCACCTGTATCTCGTGGGTGGCGGCGTGCGAGATTTACTGTTAGCCAACCCCGATGACACCATTTTGTTGAGTGATATTGACCTTGTGGTGGACGGCATCGGCGCAGATGCAAACCGGCAACTTGCCACGCCCTTAGAGGGTGCCGGTGTGGAATTGGCAACTGCCCTACAGCAACGCTATCCACAAGCCCGTTTGGATATTCACGGGCAATTTCAAACGGCAGCGCTGCTGTGGCACAAAGACCCCGTTTTAGAATCGCTTTGGATCGATATTGCAACGGCTAGAACGGAATTTTATCCTTACCCTGCTGCCAACCCGGAAGTGGAGGCATCCTCCATTCGTCAAGATTTATACCGGCGCGATTTTACGATTAATGCTTTGGCGGTGCGCCTAACTGGGCCACGTGCCGGCGAGTTGTTAGACTTTTTTGGAGGGTTGGTCGATTTAGAAAGCCGGCAAATTCGGGTTTTACACGCGAATAGTTTTATAGAAGATCCCACACGCATTTATCGGGCGGTGCGGTTTGCCGTGCGCTTGGGATTTAAGATAGACCCGCAGACGGAAGGATATATTCGCCATGCTATTGAAAGTGGTGTTTACGAACGTGCTAAGGGTGACAGTTTTTCAGAGTTAAAATCTGCGGGGCAAAATCAACGAGCGCCGGCATTGGAAACGCGGCTTAAAAGCGAGCTGAAATATATTTTGCAAGCTGCTTATTGGAAGCCGGCTTTGCAGTTGTTGGGGGATTTGGGGGCGCTAAAATGTATTCATCCCACGCTGGAATTGGATAAGCGGTTATGGAAACAAATTTGTTTGCTGAGTCGCTGTTTGCAACAATTTGAGTCTTTGATCTTGAATTCTCAGGCTGAGGTTAAAAAGAAAATCCCCGACCCTTGGCAAATGCGCTTAGAGGTTTTAATTGCTCATTTGGCTGCTGAATATCGAATTCAGGTGGCGGCGGCTTTACAACTGCCGGCAGATAGTATCGACCGGCAGCGGCAGTTTGAGCGAGCTAAAATTGAGGTTGTAGAGTCTTTGCCTCTGTGCCAATGTCCTAGCCAAATTGTGAGGCTGTTGCGCCGGCATGAGTTACCGACTTTAATTTTGACTGGGGTGCAAAGTTCGCGCTCGATACGCCGGCAGATTTGGCAGTATTTAACGCGATGGTCTCTTGTTCAGCCGGTTCTCAATGGCAATGACTTGAAAGCGCTGGGTTATAAACCTGGCCCTCAGTATAAGGAAATACTAGATGCTCTACTGGCGGCAACGCTTGATGGAATCATTGACAACCGCCAGGTGTCTTCTCAAGAAATCCGTGCCGGTGCTGAAGCTTTTCTGACAGAACATTTCCCGCTTACTGATAATAAATAG
- a CDS encoding aliphatic sulfonate ABC transporter substrate-binding protein, which translates to MKIRTLLSLIAVFLVSLIVAVSCTFPQAPTSTTSPSAVSTNQPIRLGFSNWPSFLYVQVAEDSEIFNQNNINVDLTFYDYAKSVQALKQGEVQANFQTLSDTIKMIDNNSKSDPVIVLTTDASNGGDAIIVNKEIKQVADLKNKKIATEKGEVDHFMLLLALKKAGLSQADIQLESLDPRAAVAAFVEGQVDAVVVYLPYTKEALKLAGSKVLLSSKDFPQTVPSHLVVDRKLIEERRSDVQALVNTWFATLNFVRQNPENSYKVMADYLGVSVNEFKTYESDIKFFTIEENLKAFNSGSDLTSLPYAAEEFSNFLLKADFIKKKPDLSQLFDSSFVEAYADSLNK; encoded by the coding sequence ATGAAGATTCGGACTTTACTGTCATTGATCGCAGTTTTTTTAGTGAGTTTAATCGTTGCGGTCAGTTGTACTTTTCCACAAGCTCCGACTTCCACCACTTCTCCATCTGCGGTTTCTACTAACCAGCCCATTCGACTAGGCTTTAGCAATTGGCCGAGCTTTCTTTATGTGCAAGTCGCTGAAGATTCAGAAATATTCAACCAAAATAATATTAACGTGGATTTAACATTTTATGACTATGCGAAATCGGTTCAAGCCCTGAAACAAGGAGAAGTTCAAGCTAATTTTCAAACTTTAAGTGATACAATTAAAATGATAGATAATAATTCAAAATCCGATCCAGTGATTGTTTTAACGACGGATGCTTCTAATGGAGGTGATGCGATTATTGTCAATAAAGAAATTAAGCAAGTTGCGGATTTAAAAAATAAAAAGATAGCTACAGAAAAAGGCGAAGTAGATCATTTTATGTTATTGTTGGCGCTAAAAAAAGCCGGCTTGAGCCAAGCCGATATTCAGTTAGAAAGCTTAGATCCGCGAGCCGCAGTTGCAGCGTTTGTAGAAGGACAGGTGGATGCTGTCGTGGTTTATCTACCTTACACGAAGGAAGCTCTCAAGCTTGCCGGTAGTAAAGTGCTATTGAGTTCAAAAGATTTCCCTCAAACCGTTCCCTCTCATTTAGTCGTTGACCGCAAATTGATTGAAGAAAGGCGTTCTGATGTTCAAGCGCTTGTCAATACTTGGTTCGCCACCTTAAACTTCGTGCGCCAGAATCCTGAAAATTCCTATAAGGTTATGGCGGACTACCTGGGCGTTTCGGTGAATGAGTTCAAAACCTATGAGTCTGACATCAAGTTTTTTACAATAGAAGAAAACTTGAAAGCCTTTAATTCGGGTTCTGATCTGACATCTTTGCCTTATGCAGCCGAGGAATTTAGTAACTTTTTGCTGAAGGCCGACTTTATTAAAAAAAAGCCCGATCTCAGCCAGTTATTTGATAGTAGTTTTGTCGAAGCTTATGCAGATTCTTTAAACAAATAA
- a CDS encoding HAMP domain-containing methyl-accepting chemotaxis protein, producing the protein MNRLSTWFKKMGLQGKLISAFLIMALIVFAVGWVGQLGSFWLTQYLDEISEVRLPSIVGLQMVDQGLRVAHAGEMALLNTRLSNTVREDQVTRIQQALLQMQAGQDKYERLPRTQQEDKLWKNFLSKWGRWKQEHEEFLRLYQKFEQGGILAPQTKQLDLWRQDRANSQEMIAAQAASTLLEQMNVQVFTINRPVFNSAAQDLEKVIKVNETIATNQKQAADLSVTQTQRWVVLGTIAGPLTAMILGIILSWSIAKPLDRAISGIINEIVSSSSQISATVEQQERIAQEQATSVRQTTTAMDELGASSRQSAEQAEAAAAGASVALTLAEGGSQAVQRTLGGMTELQQKVRGIAGSTVLLSQQTAQIREISSVVRDLAGQTNMLALNAAVEAVRAGEHGKGFAVLAAEIRKLADESKKSADKINALVANIETASNSTVLATDEGTKTVEDSVKIAQETADTFRSVSEAIEQICVSNQQIALTSRQQAVAIDQVIYAMNTINAGAKQTANGITQTKVGIDNLKQAAQNIKVFGVG; encoded by the coding sequence ATGAATCGGCTTAGTACCTGGTTTAAGAAAATGGGGCTGCAAGGGAAACTGATTAGTGCGTTTCTCATCATGGCACTGATTGTCTTTGCTGTTGGCTGGGTAGGGCAGCTCGGTAGTTTCTGGCTAACTCAATACCTTGATGAGATTAGTGAGGTGAGACTGCCGAGTATCGTAGGATTACAAATGGTAGATCAGGGACTCAGGGTTGCTCATGCCGGCGAAATGGCGCTACTCAATACCAGATTGAGCAACACAGTTAGGGAAGATCAAGTAACCCGAATCCAGCAGGCTTTGCTACAGATGCAGGCAGGGCAAGATAAATATGAGCGGCTACCCCGCACCCAGCAGGAAGATAAGCTGTGGAAAAATTTTCTCTCGAAATGGGGGCGGTGGAAGCAAGAGCATGAAGAATTTCTACGCCTCTATCAAAAATTTGAACAAGGAGGCATTTTAGCTCCCCAGACAAAGCAGTTGGATCTGTGGCGGCAGGATCGGGCTAACTCACAAGAAATGATAGCGGCTCAAGCAGCCAGCACTCTGCTAGAACAAATGAATGTGCAGGTCTTTACTATCAACCGGCCAGTATTTAATTCGGCAGCGCAAGACCTGGAAAAAGTCATTAAAGTAAACGAGACAATTGCAACCAATCAAAAGCAGGCAGCCGATCTGAGTGTGACGCAAACTCAGCGCTGGGTTGTTCTGGGCACAATCGCCGGCCCACTGACGGCGATGATTTTGGGGATTATTCTGAGCTGGTCAATTGCTAAGCCGCTTGATAGAGCCATCAGCGGCATCATTAATGAAATTGTCAGTTCTTCAAGCCAGATTAGCGCTACAGTCGAGCAGCAGGAGCGCATCGCACAGGAACAGGCGACTTCGGTGCGCCAAACGACCACTGCAATGGATGAGCTGGGTGCCTCCTCTCGACAGTCGGCGGAGCAAGCTGAAGCGGCAGCTGCCGGCGCTTCTGTGGCGCTGACGCTAGCAGAGGGGGGAAGCCAAGCTGTACAGCGCACGCTCGGAGGCATGACAGAACTCCAACAGAAAGTCAGAGGGATTGCCGGTTCGACCGTACTATTGAGTCAGCAAACTGCTCAGATCCGCGAGATTTCGTCTGTAGTGCGAGATTTAGCCGGCCAGACGAATATGCTGGCGTTGAATGCAGCGGTGGAGGCGGTGCGAGCCGGAGAACACGGTAAGGGTTTTGCCGTCTTGGCAGCGGAGATTCGCAAACTGGCAGACGAGAGCAAGAAATCGGCAGATAAGATTAACGCCCTCGTCGCCAATATCGAAACGGCTAGCAACTCAACGGTGCTAGCAACGGATGAGGGGACAAAAACAGTCGAGGACAGCGTCAAAATCGCTCAGGAAACGGCAGACACTTTCAGAAGTGTGTCTGAAGCTATCGAGCAAATCTGTGTAAGCAATCAGCAAATTGCCCTGACTTCGAGGCAGCAAGCCGTGGCCATCGATCAAGTAATTTATGCAATGAACACTATCAATGCCGGCGCTAAACAAACTGCCAATGGCATCACTCAAACGAAGGTGGGCATCGACAACCTGAAACAAGCCGCCCAGAATATTAAGGTATTCGGTGTTGGGTAG
- a CDS encoding methyl-accepting chemotaxis protein yields the protein MFRNMNLQSRLISAFLMMGLLVLVVAGVGWNGNSRISTHINTLGNNSLPSVMGLWKINEGQTQVQSSERALLNTLLSKEKRQAELSRIKEAWQQINEGSQQYTSTSRTESEQALYQQFLKDWANWQQDHEEFVRLYQEFARLGVLDPPNRMAELVSQRKQNSPEMAKVQAADALLAQLSDLAANKERASFDTSTESVARLIKYNEEYGDAAQKAAARDVAQTSFWIILGMVLGPITAIVLGIVLSTAIAKPLDKAISGIINMIVSSSTEIAATVEQQERVASEQAALVNQTSTTMEELRASSRTAAEQAGAAAASAQQALSLSEGGTHAVKLTLKGMATLQEKVGAIASSITRLSDQAGQIGSISGTVSDLGSKTNMLALNAAVEAVRAGEHGKGFAVVAAEIRKLADESQKSAEKINGLVKDIQVAINSTVMVTEEGTKTVTNGVKIAQKTANAFKGVAVAIDQVVMNNQQIALSAGQQAVAIQQVVSAMNVINTGSQQTASGITQTKVGTQKLNEAAHNLKGLGVR from the coding sequence GTGTTTCGTAACATGAATTTACAAAGCCGGCTGATCTCAGCTTTTTTAATGATGGGCTTACTTGTCTTGGTCGTAGCCGGTGTGGGATGGAATGGAAATTCTCGTATCAGCACGCATATTAATACATTAGGTAATAATAGTCTGCCAAGTGTTATGGGGTTGTGGAAAATTAATGAAGGGCAGACCCAAGTTCAATCGTCAGAAAGAGCCTTGCTCAACACCCTCTTAAGCAAAGAAAAACGTCAGGCTGAATTGAGCCGAATAAAAGAAGCTTGGCAACAGATTAACGAAGGGTCTCAACAATACACATCTACTTCTAGAACTGAATCGGAACAAGCCCTTTACCAGCAATTTCTTAAAGACTGGGCTAACTGGCAGCAAGATCATGAAGAATTTGTGCGTTTATATCAAGAATTCGCACGGCTGGGTGTTTTAGATCCCCCAAACAGAATGGCTGAGCTAGTCAGTCAGCGCAAACAAAATTCACCAGAAATGGCAAAAGTACAAGCCGCCGATGCATTACTTGCTCAACTCAGCGACTTAGCAGCAAATAAAGAAAGAGCCTCATTTGACACCTCAACAGAATCGGTGGCACGCCTTATCAAATACAACGAGGAATATGGGGACGCGGCACAAAAAGCCGCTGCAAGGGATGTGGCTCAAACTAGCTTCTGGATTATCTTAGGTATGGTGTTGGGTCCCATCACGGCGATTGTTCTAGGGATAGTTTTAAGTACGGCGATTGCCAAACCTCTAGATAAAGCGATTAGCGGCATTATTAATATGATTGTTAGTTCTTCCACAGAAATTGCCGCCACAGTTGAGCAGCAGGAACGGGTTGCTTCAGAACAAGCAGCTTTGGTAAACCAAACGAGTACCACGATGGAGGAATTGAGGGCTTCTTCAAGAACAGCAGCCGAGCAAGCTGGGGCAGCAGCGGCTAGCGCACAGCAGGCACTTAGCCTGTCGGAGGGGGGAACCCACGCAGTCAAGTTAACCTTAAAAGGCATGGCGACGCTGCAAGAAAAAGTTGGTGCCATTGCGTCGTCTATTACACGCTTGAGCGATCAAGCCGGTCAAATTGGCAGCATTTCCGGTACGGTGAGTGATTTAGGCAGCAAGACAAATATGCTGGCTTTAAATGCAGCAGTGGAGGCGGTTCGTGCCGGCGAACACGGAAAGGGGTTTGCCGTCGTTGCCGCAGAAATTCGCAAACTCGCTGACGAAAGCCAAAAATCCGCAGAGAAAATTAACGGACTTGTTAAAGATATTCAAGTGGCGATCAACTCAACCGTAATGGTGACAGAGGAGGGAACGAAAACCGTTACAAATGGCGTTAAAATCGCTCAAAAAACAGCGAATGCTTTTAAAGGAGTTGCTGTTGCAATTGACCAAGTGGTGATGAATAACCAACAAATTGCTTTAAGTGCCGGCCAACAAGCTGTGGCGATTCAGCAAGTAGTTAGTGCGATGAATGTTATCAACACCGGCTCTCAACAAACAGCGAGTGGCATCACTCAAACGAAAGTCGGAACTCAAAAACTTAACGAAGCCGCTCATAACTTAAAGGGTTTGGGTGTGCGTTAA
- a CDS encoding methyl-accepting chemotaxis protein, giving the protein MQSKFATMKLSNVVPLGFSAIIVVMAINGLISKLTVNGLVLTASEVMHSYRVQTKLQELEETLVDVQLGERGFILTKNEDFLQPYKDAQKNLPNNFKEAKSLLKDDPVQSRNLEEVEELSQQGINSLTKNIALIRAGKSPSQANLVEGKQGLETVRDKIDNMLQAESDLLARRQRSVSEAEQFSTFITLGGTILGTILGFLIVSFVVRRIVKPIDEVTKIITNSSTEIAATVEQQERTAAEQSVAVNQTTATMHELGASSRATAEQAEAAAAGAKQVLILVDSDAELNRQYGKYSVSEFSLRERVRQIAREILRLSEQTNQIGTISTLVSNLANQTNMLALNAAVEAVRAGEQGKGFAVVAAEIRKLADESHKSAEKINSLVIEIQKATDSTAKVTEEGTKTVESIVEAIENIAVNSQQISLTAKEQAIAIQQVAQAMNTIERGAVQTASGITQTKNGTHKLNEAATTLKAVV; this is encoded by the coding sequence ATGCAGTCCAAATTTGCAACTATGAAACTCAGTAACGTCGTTCCCTTAGGATTTTCAGCAATAATTGTGGTGATGGCGATCAATGGTTTAATCTCTAAATTAACAGTTAATGGTCTGGTTTTAACAGCGAGTGAGGTAATGCACAGTTATCGGGTGCAAACAAAGCTGCAAGAGTTAGAAGAAACTTTAGTTGATGTTCAACTCGGAGAGCGAGGCTTTATTCTTACTAAGAATGAAGATTTTTTACAACCTTACAAAGACGCACAAAAAAATCTACCCAATAATTTTAAAGAAGCTAAATCTTTGCTTAAGGACGATCCGGTTCAAAGTCGAAATCTTGAAGAAGTTGAAGAATTATCTCAACAAGGCATAAATAGTTTAACCAAAAATATTGCTCTGATCAGAGCCGGTAAATCTCCATCCCAAGCTAACTTGGTAGAAGGTAAGCAGGGTTTGGAGACTGTGAGAGACAAGATTGATAATATGCTGCAAGCCGAAAGTGATTTATTAGCAAGGCGTCAGCGATCTGTCAGCGAAGCTGAGCAGTTTTCGACGTTTATTACTTTAGGGGGAACAATTTTAGGTACAATTCTAGGTTTTTTAATTGTATCATTTGTTGTTCGTAGAATTGTGAAACCAATCGATGAAGTGACGAAGATAATTACGAACTCCTCAACAGAAATTGCTGCAACCGTAGAGCAGCAGGAACGGACAGCAGCAGAGCAATCTGTCGCGGTGAATCAAACCACCGCAACCATGCATGAATTAGGCGCTTCTTCAAGAGCGACTGCTGAGCAAGCTGAGGCGGCAGCGGCTGGAGCCAAACAAGTGTTAATCTTAGTAGATAGCGACGCCGAATTAAATAGGCAATATGGGAAATATTCAGTTTCCGAATTTAGTCTGAGAGAGCGAGTCAGACAGATTGCCAGGGAAATTCTCCGCTTAAGTGAACAAACTAATCAGATTGGTACAATTTCAACTTTAGTGAGTAATTTAGCGAATCAAACCAATATGCTTGCCTTAAATGCAGCAGTGGAGGCGGTTCGTGCCGGCGAACAGGGAAAAGGATTTGCCGTGGTTGCCGCAGAAATTCGCAAACTTGCTGATGAAAGCCACAAATCTGCAGAGAAAATCAATAGCCTAGTTATTGAGATTCAGAAAGCCACAGATTCGACAGCAAAAGTGACAGAAGAAGGCACAAAAACCGTTGAAAGTATTGTGGAGGCAATTGAGAACATTGCCGTTAACTCTCAACAAATTTCACTCACGGCTAAAGAACAAGCGATTGCAATCCAACAAGTAGCACAAGCCATGAATACCATTGAGCGAGGTGCAGTGCAAACAGCCAGTGGCATTACTCAAACAAAAAATGGCACCCACAAGCTGAATGAAGCGGCAACAACACTGAAAGCAGTCGTTTAA
- a CDS encoding sirohydrochlorin chelatase, with the protein MIVHLKFTGTLKKLLSAYLLVFHGSRDRRYQVAVEQLTQLVCDVQIHRQASGRSGSGNLATHSAETFVGMGLLELHPLPLHEQIREFAERCFAAGIHSIQVVPVFLLPGVHVMEDIPAEVAKAQQALGSQAKIEIKPYLGKHPGLTGLLSAQQANMGADAWILLSHGSRRAGANQPIEDLAIKLGAVPAYWSVRSSLEKQVEALVNAGHQKIGILPYFLFVGAITDAISQYVSELSQQFPAVELHLAEPLGAGIELARLILDLAGE; encoded by the coding sequence GTGATTGTTCATTTAAAGTTTACAGGCACCCTCAAGAAATTGTTATCTGCTTATCTATTGGTATTTCACGGCAGCCGCGACCGGCGCTACCAGGTTGCTGTCGAGCAACTGACTCAATTAGTCTGCGATGTTCAGATACACCGGCAGGCTTCTGGACGCTCAGGATCGGGGAATTTGGCAACGCATTCGGCAGAAACCTTCGTTGGGATGGGTTTGTTAGAACTGCATCCCTTGCCTTTGCATGAGCAAATCCGAGAATTCGCTGAGCGTTGTTTTGCCGCCGGCATCCACTCTATTCAAGTGGTGCCGGTGTTTTTACTTCCGGGTGTTCATGTCATGGAAGATATCCCGGCAGAGGTCGCCAAAGCGCAACAAGCTTTAGGCTCACAGGCAAAAATAGAGATCAAGCCTTACTTAGGTAAACATCCGGGTCTTACCGGCTTGCTGTCCGCGCAACAGGCAAATATGGGGGCTGATGCCTGGATTTTGCTATCTCACGGCAGCCGTCGTGCCGGTGCCAATCAACCGATTGAGGATCTGGCCATTAAGTTAGGTGCGGTGCCAGCCTATTGGTCTGTGCGGTCGAGTTTGGAAAAGCAGGTGGAAGCACTCGTGAATGCCGGCCACCAAAAGATCGGGATTTTGCCCTATTTCTTATTTGTTGGCGCGATTACAGATGCGATCAGCCAATATGTCAGTGAGCTTTCCCAGCAATTTCCCGCAGTAGAATTACATTTAGCTGAACCTTTAGGAGCCGGTATTGAGCTGGCACGTTTGATTTTAGATTTGGCTGGGGAATGA
- a CDS encoding manganese catalase family protein, whose translation MFFHKKELIKKDVKIEAPNPLFAQLLLEQFGGATGELTAALQYWVQSFHVENPGIRDMLQDIAIEEFSHLEMVGKLIEAHTKNTDQTDAFKSTLFAMRGIGPHFLDSQGSAWTAAYINEGGDVVRDLRANIAAEGGARQTYEQLIKYAPDAGTKEMLVHLLTREISHTQMFMKALESLGKLTDPFFGNVQPDQTVDIYYNLSTNGAQDERGPWNSEPDFRYIADPLNAKA comes from the coding sequence GTGTTTTTTCACAAAAAAGAACTCATTAAAAAAGATGTGAAAATTGAGGCACCAAATCCTCTTTTCGCTCAGTTGCTACTCGAACAATTTGGCGGGGCAACCGGCGAACTGACTGCAGCTTTACAGTATTGGGTGCAGTCCTTCCATGTGGAAAATCCTGGCATCCGGGATATGCTTCAAGATATTGCCATCGAAGAGTTTAGCCATTTAGAAATGGTCGGCAAACTCATTGAAGCCCATACCAAAAATACAGACCAAACAGACGCGTTCAAGAGTACGCTCTTTGCAATGCGGGGCATTGGGCCGCATTTCTTAGATAGCCAAGGCAGCGCTTGGACAGCAGCTTATATCAATGAAGGCGGCGACGTGGTGCGCGATCTCCGGGCTAATATTGCTGCAGAAGGCGGGGCGCGTCAAACTTACGAACAGTTGATTAAATATGCCCCAGATGCGGGAACGAAGGAGATGCTGGTTCATCTACTGACCCGCGAAATTTCCCACACCCAGATGTTTATGAAGGCGCTGGAATCACTGGGTAAACTCACAGATCCTTTCTTCGGTAATGTTCAGCCCGATCAAACTGTAGATATCTACTACAATTTATCGACAAATGGGGCACAGGATGAGCGCGGTCCGTGGAACTCTGAACCAGATTTCCGCTATATTGCCGATCCGTTGAATGCTAAAGCTTAA